One stretch of Rattus norvegicus strain BN/NHsdMcwi chromosome 12, GRCr8, whole genome shotgun sequence DNA includes these proteins:
- the Ssh1 gene encoding protein phosphatase Slingshot homolog 1 isoform X3 encodes MWLLGIELRTFGSKSCTIGMVLRLWSDTKIHLDGDGGFSVSTAGRMHIFKPVSVQAMWSALQVLHKACEVARRHNYFPGGVALIWATYYESCISSEQSCINEWNAMQDLESTRPDSPALFVDKPTEGERTERLIKAKLRSIMMSQDLENVTSKEIRNELEKQMNCNLKEFKEFIDNEMLLILGQMDKPSLIFDHLYLGSEWNASNLEELQGSGVDYILNVTREIDNFFPGLFAYHNIRVYDEETTDLLAHWNEAYQFINKAKRNHSKCLVHCKMGVSRSASTVIAYAMKEFGWPLEKAFNYVKQKRSITRPNAGFMRQLSEYEGILDASKQRHNKLWRQQPADDTIAEPSEFLPETLDGALDTQLPCLEDATHPGLPRSLPSGGPSLPCCFRRLSDPLLLPHRDGAGGLVHLEDLERDALLEDEAQPVEVRKLVPSSQEGDRLCEKDVKRKLEFGSPKARSGSLPQVEELEKDGSPRPGRWRRASTQLERGLLDQENLNNNNSKRSCPDDFERDAVFGILSKVKPPYTSCADCMYPAAGAPEAFMERHEDPSSSAICTQPTFLPHVTSSPMAHTSNRSRAPERPTSGPANTSPFLLPAGSRKPDVSGSGAGVAPEPPASLPEPSRETSKALQKSLLSKNSHCDKNAANTEAAAKEELSTKKDPKPSKDLRLLFSQEGEKPTANSYLMQHQESIIQLQKAGLVRKHTKELERLKSLPSDSPSTCRDSAASRLEASIPEEGQEPAHPALDSQAGTEEKPVGGASQKSPPPTLLLRLDHTSKDFSKDFLKSACYTPTPSSISSNLTRSSSSDSIHSVRGKPGLVKQRAQEIETRLRLAGLTVSSPLKRSHSLAKLGSLNFSTEDLSSEADTSTIADSQDAKCTLSSFLPEPQAAPRNPSATSKPSGKSAPENLKIPVRVNKS; translated from the exons atgtggttgctgggaattgaactcaggaccttcggaag CAAAAGCTGTACAATCGGGATGGTCCTTCGACTGTGGAGCGACACCAAGATCCACCTTGATGGGGACGG GGGGTTCAGTGTGAGCACGGCGGGCAGGATGCACATATTCAAGCCGGTGTCTGTCCAGGCCATGTG GTCTGCCTTGCAAGTGCTTCACAAGGCCTGTGAAGTGGCTCGGAGACATAACTACTTCCCGGGGGGAGTGGCACTCATCTGGGCCACCTACTATGAGAGCTGCATCAGCTCGGAGCAGAGCTGCATCAATGAATGGAACGCCATGCAGGACCTGGAGTCCACGAGGCCCGACTCCCCCGCGCTGTTCGTGGACAA GccgacagaaggagaaagaactgAGCGTCTCATTAAAGCCAAACTCCGGAGTATCATGATGAGCCAGGACCTTGAGAATGTGACTTCTAAGGAA ATCCGAAATGAGCTGGAGAAGCAAATGAACTGCAACCTGAAAGAGTTCAAGGAGTTCATCGATAACGAGATGCTGCTCATCTTGGGCCAGATGGACAAGCCCTCCCTTATCTTTGACCATCTTTATCTT GGCTCCGAGTGGAATGCATCCAATCTGGAGGAGCTGCAGGGCTCAGG GGTCgactacattttaaatgtcactaGAGAAATCGACAATTTTTTCCCTGGCCTGTTTGCATACCATAACATCCGAGTATATGACGAGGAGACCACGGACCTTCTTGCCCACTGGAATGAGGCCTATCAGTTCATAAACAAAGCGAA AAGGAACCATTCCAAGTGCCTGGTCCATTGCAAGATGGGCGTGAGCCGGTCTGCATCCACGGTCATAGCGTACGCCATGAAGGAGTTTGGCTGGCCCCTGGAGAAAGCGTTTAACTATGTGAAACAGAAGCGCAGCATCACGCGGCCCAACGCAGGCTTTATGAGGCAGCTGTCGGAGTATGAAGGTATCCTGGATGCAAG CAAACAGCGACATAACAAACTGTGGCGCCAGCAGCCGGCAGATGACACCATAGCAGAGCCCAGTGAGTTCTTGCCAGAGACCTTGGATGGCGCCCTGGATACTCAGCTGCCCTGTTTGGAAGATGCCACCCACCCCGGGCTCCCGAGAAGCCTGCCCTCGGGAGGACCCTCTCTCCCCTGTTGTTTCCGAAGACTCTCGgaccccctcctccttccccaccgTGATGGTGCGGGTGGCCTGGTCCACTTAGAAGACCTTGAGAGGGATGCTCTGTTAGAGGATGAGGCTCAGCCAGTGGAGGTGCGCAAGCTGGTCCCGAGTTCCCAGGAAGGTGACAGGCTGTGTGAAAAGGATGTAAAGAGGAAACTGGAGTTTGGGAGCCCCAAAGCCCGCAGCGGCTCCTTGCCTCAGGtggaggagctggagaaggaTGGCAGCCCAAGACCGGGGAGGTGGAGGCGGGCCTCCACGCAGCTGGAGAGAGGTTTGCTTGACCAGGAAAacctaaataacaacaacagcaagaggAGCTGTCCCGATGACTTTGAG CGTGATGCGGTGTTTGGGATCCTCAGCAAAGTGAAGCCTCCCTATACATCCTGTGCCGACTGCATGTACCCAGCAGCTGGGGCTCCTGAGGCCTTCATGGAGCGGCATGAAGACCCCAGCTCCTCTGCCATCTGCACCCAGCCGACCTTCCTCCCCCACGTCACGTCTTCCCCAATGGCCCACACGAGCAATAGGTCCCGAGCTCCGGAGAGGCCAACCTCAGGTCCAGCTAACACCTCTCCATTCCTACTACCAGCGGGCTCCAGGAAGCCAGATGTCAGTGGTTCTGGAGCCGGGGTTGCCCCGGAACCACCAGCAAGCCTTCCAGAGCCTTCCAGAGAGACCTCGAAAGCCCTTCAGAAATCTCTCCTGTCGAAGAATTCCCACTGTGATAAGAACGCAGCCAATACGGAGGCGGCGGCAAAGGAAGAACTGTCGACCAAGAAAGATCCGAAGCCCTCAAAGGACCTGAGGCTCCTGTTCAGTCAAGAGGGGGAGAAGCCGACCGCCAATAGCTACCTGATGCAACATCAGGAGTCCATTATCCAGTTGCAGAAGGCAGGCCTGGTCCGAAAGCACACCAAAGAGCTGGAGAGGTTGAAGAGCCTGCCTTCAGACTCACCATCTACTTGCCGGGACAGTGCCGCCAGCAGGCTGGAGGCCAGCATCCCCGAGGAGGGTCAGGAGCCTGCACACCCAGCCCTAGACAGCCAAGCTGGAACTGAAGAGAAGCCTGTGGGCGGAGCCTCACAGAAGAGCCCTCCGCCTACCCTCCTCCTCCGCCTAGATCACACCAGTAAAGACTTCTCTAAAGACTTCCTGAAGTCCGCGTGCTACActcccaccccctcctccatCAGCTCCAACCTGACCCGGAGCTCCAGCAGCGACAGCATCCACAGTGTCCGAGGGAAGCCAGGGCTGGTGAAGCAGCGGGCGCAGGAGATCGAGACGCGGCTCCGCCTGGCCGGTCTCACTGTGTCCTCCCCACTGAAACGTTCCCATTCCCTCGCCAAGCTGGGAAGTCTCAACTTCTCCACGGAGGACCTGTCCAGTGAGGCTGACACGTCAACCATCGCCGACTCACAGGATGCCAAGTgcactctctcttccttcttgccCGAACCCCAGGCCGCACCTAGGAACCCCTCTGCGACCTCCAAACCATCAGGGAAATCCGCCCCAGAGAACTTGAAAATCCCAGTGAGGGTGAACAAAAGCTGA
- the Ssh1 gene encoding protein phosphatase Slingshot homolog 1 isoform X2, producing the protein MVKGAALFLQQGNSPQGQRSLQHPHKHAGDLPQHLQVMINLLRCEDRIKLAVRLESVWTDRVRYMVVVYTSGRQDTEENILLGVDFSSKESKSCTIGMVLRLWSDTKIHLDGDGGFSVSTAGRMHIFKPVSVQAMWSALQVLHKACEVARRHNYFPGGVALIWATYYESCISSEQSCINEWNAMQDLESTRPDSPALFVDKPTEGERTERLIKAKLRSIMMSQDLENVTSKEIRNELEKQMNCNLKEFKEFIDNEMLLILGQMDKPSLIFDHLYLGSEWNASNLEELQGSGVDYILNVTREIDNFFPGLFAYHNIRVYDEETTDLLAHWNEAYQFINKAKRNHSKCLVHCKMGVSRSASTVIAYAMKEFGWPLEKAFNYVKQKRSITRPNAGFMRQLSEYEGILDASKQRHNKLWRQQPADDTIAEPSEFLPETLDGALDTQLPCLEDATHPGLPRSLPSGGPSLPCCFRRLSDPLLLPHRDGAGGLVHLEDLERDALLEDEAQPVEVRKLVPSSQEGDRLCEKDVKRKLEFGSPKARSGSLPQVEELEKDGSPRPGRWRRASTQLERGLLDQENLNNNNSKRSCPDDFERDAVFGILSKVKPPYTSCADCMYPAAGAPEAFMERHEDPSSSAICTQPTFLPHVTSSPMAHTSNRSRAPERPTSGPANTSPFLLPAGSRKPDVSGSGAGVAPEPPASLPEPSRETSKALQKSLLSKNSHCDKNAANTEAAAKEELSTKKDPKPSKDLRLLFSQEGEKPTANSYLMQHQESIIQLQKAGLVRKHTKELERLKSLPSDSPSTCRDSAASRLEASIPEEGQEPAHPALDSQAGTEEKPVGGASQKSPPPTLLLRLDHTSKDFSKDFLKSACYTPTPSSISSNLTRSSSSDSIHSVRGKPGLVKQRAQEIETRLRLAGLTVSSPLKRSHSLAKLGSLNFSTEDLSSEADTSTIADSQDAKCTLSSFLPEPQAAPRNPSATSKPSGKSAPENLKIPVRVNKS; encoded by the exons CAAAAGCTGTACAATCGGGATGGTCCTTCGACTGTGGAGCGACACCAAGATCCACCTTGATGGGGACGG GGGGTTCAGTGTGAGCACGGCGGGCAGGATGCACATATTCAAGCCGGTGTCTGTCCAGGCCATGTG GTCTGCCTTGCAAGTGCTTCACAAGGCCTGTGAAGTGGCTCGGAGACATAACTACTTCCCGGGGGGAGTGGCACTCATCTGGGCCACCTACTATGAGAGCTGCATCAGCTCGGAGCAGAGCTGCATCAATGAATGGAACGCCATGCAGGACCTGGAGTCCACGAGGCCCGACTCCCCCGCGCTGTTCGTGGACAA GccgacagaaggagaaagaactgAGCGTCTCATTAAAGCCAAACTCCGGAGTATCATGATGAGCCAGGACCTTGAGAATGTGACTTCTAAGGAA ATCCGAAATGAGCTGGAGAAGCAAATGAACTGCAACCTGAAAGAGTTCAAGGAGTTCATCGATAACGAGATGCTGCTCATCTTGGGCCAGATGGACAAGCCCTCCCTTATCTTTGACCATCTTTATCTT GGCTCCGAGTGGAATGCATCCAATCTGGAGGAGCTGCAGGGCTCAGG GGTCgactacattttaaatgtcactaGAGAAATCGACAATTTTTTCCCTGGCCTGTTTGCATACCATAACATCCGAGTATATGACGAGGAGACCACGGACCTTCTTGCCCACTGGAATGAGGCCTATCAGTTCATAAACAAAGCGAA AAGGAACCATTCCAAGTGCCTGGTCCATTGCAAGATGGGCGTGAGCCGGTCTGCATCCACGGTCATAGCGTACGCCATGAAGGAGTTTGGCTGGCCCCTGGAGAAAGCGTTTAACTATGTGAAACAGAAGCGCAGCATCACGCGGCCCAACGCAGGCTTTATGAGGCAGCTGTCGGAGTATGAAGGTATCCTGGATGCAAG CAAACAGCGACATAACAAACTGTGGCGCCAGCAGCCGGCAGATGACACCATAGCAGAGCCCAGTGAGTTCTTGCCAGAGACCTTGGATGGCGCCCTGGATACTCAGCTGCCCTGTTTGGAAGATGCCACCCACCCCGGGCTCCCGAGAAGCCTGCCCTCGGGAGGACCCTCTCTCCCCTGTTGTTTCCGAAGACTCTCGgaccccctcctccttccccaccgTGATGGTGCGGGTGGCCTGGTCCACTTAGAAGACCTTGAGAGGGATGCTCTGTTAGAGGATGAGGCTCAGCCAGTGGAGGTGCGCAAGCTGGTCCCGAGTTCCCAGGAAGGTGACAGGCTGTGTGAAAAGGATGTAAAGAGGAAACTGGAGTTTGGGAGCCCCAAAGCCCGCAGCGGCTCCTTGCCTCAGGtggaggagctggagaaggaTGGCAGCCCAAGACCGGGGAGGTGGAGGCGGGCCTCCACGCAGCTGGAGAGAGGTTTGCTTGACCAGGAAAacctaaataacaacaacagcaagaggAGCTGTCCCGATGACTTTGAG CGTGATGCGGTGTTTGGGATCCTCAGCAAAGTGAAGCCTCCCTATACATCCTGTGCCGACTGCATGTACCCAGCAGCTGGGGCTCCTGAGGCCTTCATGGAGCGGCATGAAGACCCCAGCTCCTCTGCCATCTGCACCCAGCCGACCTTCCTCCCCCACGTCACGTCTTCCCCAATGGCCCACACGAGCAATAGGTCCCGAGCTCCGGAGAGGCCAACCTCAGGTCCAGCTAACACCTCTCCATTCCTACTACCAGCGGGCTCCAGGAAGCCAGATGTCAGTGGTTCTGGAGCCGGGGTTGCCCCGGAACCACCAGCAAGCCTTCCAGAGCCTTCCAGAGAGACCTCGAAAGCCCTTCAGAAATCTCTCCTGTCGAAGAATTCCCACTGTGATAAGAACGCAGCCAATACGGAGGCGGCGGCAAAGGAAGAACTGTCGACCAAGAAAGATCCGAAGCCCTCAAAGGACCTGAGGCTCCTGTTCAGTCAAGAGGGGGAGAAGCCGACCGCCAATAGCTACCTGATGCAACATCAGGAGTCCATTATCCAGTTGCAGAAGGCAGGCCTGGTCCGAAAGCACACCAAAGAGCTGGAGAGGTTGAAGAGCCTGCCTTCAGACTCACCATCTACTTGCCGGGACAGTGCCGCCAGCAGGCTGGAGGCCAGCATCCCCGAGGAGGGTCAGGAGCCTGCACACCCAGCCCTAGACAGCCAAGCTGGAACTGAAGAGAAGCCTGTGGGCGGAGCCTCACAGAAGAGCCCTCCGCCTACCCTCCTCCTCCGCCTAGATCACACCAGTAAAGACTTCTCTAAAGACTTCCTGAAGTCCGCGTGCTACActcccaccccctcctccatCAGCTCCAACCTGACCCGGAGCTCCAGCAGCGACAGCATCCACAGTGTCCGAGGGAAGCCAGGGCTGGTGAAGCAGCGGGCGCAGGAGATCGAGACGCGGCTCCGCCTGGCCGGTCTCACTGTGTCCTCCCCACTGAAACGTTCCCATTCCCTCGCCAAGCTGGGAAGTCTCAACTTCTCCACGGAGGACCTGTCCAGTGAGGCTGACACGTCAACCATCGCCGACTCACAGGATGCCAAGTgcactctctcttccttcttgccCGAACCCCAGGCCGCACCTAGGAACCCCTCTGCGACCTCCAAACCATCAGGGAAATCCGCCCCAGAGAACTTGAAAATCCCAGTGAGGGTGAACAAAAGCTGA